One segment of Paraburkholderia caribensis DNA contains the following:
- a CDS encoding LLM class flavin-dependent oxidoreductase: MSSRKGHLRLGAFLYPTGHHIAAWRHPDSLVDAGRDFRHYVQLAQAAEAAKFDLVFLADGAGTRGDNVDFLSRTAHSYVAQFEPLTLLSALAAVTQRIGLVGTASTTFNEPYHIARKFASLDHISGGRAGWNLVTSSSAHEAKNFNFDEHLAHARRYERAVEFAEVVEGLWDSWDEDAFVRDKASGRYFDPSKRHVLDHRGEFFNVRGPLNVERSPQGRPVVVQAGSSEAGKALAARTAEVIFTAQQTLDDAVAFYADVKGRMAAYGREPDDLKIMPGVMPIVGVTESEAREKFDALQALIDPAVGLALVSTVTGGFDLSGYPLDGPIPELPETNASKSRQSLALELARRENLTIRELYLRIAGARGHWQLVGTAEQIVDALEERFVNYGADGYNVMPALLPNSLDDFIRLVLPELRRRGLFRSEYEGRTLRENLGLARPVSRYARETATS, from the coding sequence ATGAGTTCACGCAAGGGTCATCTTCGCCTCGGCGCTTTTCTCTATCCGACGGGGCACCACATTGCCGCATGGCGGCATCCCGACTCGCTGGTCGACGCCGGGCGCGATTTCCGGCACTACGTGCAGCTCGCGCAGGCCGCGGAGGCCGCGAAGTTCGATCTGGTCTTTCTCGCGGACGGCGCGGGCACGCGCGGCGACAACGTCGATTTTCTGAGCCGCACGGCACACAGCTATGTCGCGCAGTTCGAGCCGCTGACGCTGCTGTCGGCGCTCGCTGCCGTCACGCAACGGATTGGTCTGGTGGGAACGGCATCGACGACCTTCAACGAGCCGTATCACATCGCTCGCAAGTTTGCGTCACTCGATCACATCAGTGGCGGGCGCGCCGGGTGGAATCTCGTCACGTCGTCGAGCGCGCACGAGGCGAAGAACTTCAACTTCGACGAGCATCTCGCGCATGCGCGGCGTTATGAGCGCGCGGTCGAATTCGCCGAGGTCGTAGAAGGTCTGTGGGATAGCTGGGACGAAGACGCGTTCGTGCGCGACAAGGCATCGGGGCGCTACTTCGATCCGTCGAAGCGCCATGTGCTCGACCATCGCGGCGAGTTCTTCAATGTGCGCGGGCCGCTGAACGTCGAGCGCTCGCCGCAGGGCCGGCCCGTCGTCGTGCAGGCGGGCTCGTCCGAGGCGGGCAAGGCGCTGGCCGCGCGCACGGCGGAAGTGATCTTCACCGCGCAGCAGACGCTCGACGATGCCGTCGCATTCTACGCGGACGTCAAAGGCCGGATGGCGGCGTATGGCCGCGAGCCGGACGATCTGAAGATCATGCCCGGCGTGATGCCGATTGTCGGCGTGACGGAAAGCGAGGCACGCGAAAAGTTCGACGCGCTTCAGGCGCTGATCGATCCCGCCGTGGGGCTCGCGCTGGTCTCGACGGTGACGGGCGGCTTCGATTTGTCCGGCTATCCGCTCGACGGCCCGATTCCGGAACTGCCGGAAACCAACGCAAGCAAGAGCCGCCAGTCGCTGGCGCTCGAACTCGCACGGCGCGAAAACCTCACGATCCGCGAACTGTATTTGCGCATCGCGGGCGCGCGTGGACACTGGCAACTGGTCGGCACGGCGGAGCAGATTGTCGATGCGCTCGAAGAGCGCTTCGTCAACTACGGTGCGGATGGCTATAACGTGATGCCGGCGCTGCTGCCCAACAGCCTCGACGATTTCATCCGGCTCGTGCTGCCGGAACTGCGGCGACGCGGGCTGTTCCGCAGCGAGTACGAAGGGCGCACGCTGCGCGAGAACCTCGGTTTGGCGCGGCCCGTTTCGCGCTATGCACGCGAAACGGCGACGTCTTGA
- a CDS encoding LLM class flavin-dependent oxidoreductase gives MSRNTAPATPRQLHLNVNILHSGFVPSAWRLADADPRAFVDVNHYVRVARIAEAGKLDAVFLADNAAIVDQIDFRPITALEPTVLLASIAAATTHIGVIGTASTSYNEPYNIARRFATLDHVSNGRAGWNVVTTADLASARNFGRDAVPDHAQRYERAAEFTELVKALWDSWEDDAFVGDKAGGRFVDVSKVHPVAHRGRHFDVQGPLNLPRSPQGHPVLVQAGGSPDGRDLAARHAEAVFSASQSFEESAAYRRDLNTRAAAYGRPGVKVLAGLTTIIGATEAEALRRRDELVDQIPWRYSLNRLAGTLGIDAERLKLDQPLPDDLALPGGGNGNHTFFHATLAQGRRHGYTVRELIRSLAGGTGHRVIVGTPEQIADDIAHWFNGGAADGFNLMPDALPDGLQDFVDGVVPILQKRGLFRTGYEGATLREHLGLARPDNARLWRKSA, from the coding sequence ATGAGCCGTAACACGGCACCGGCGACGCCGCGCCAATTGCATCTGAACGTGAACATCCTGCATTCGGGCTTCGTGCCTTCCGCGTGGCGGCTGGCGGACGCCGACCCGCGCGCCTTCGTCGACGTCAATCACTATGTGCGCGTCGCGCGGATCGCCGAAGCGGGCAAACTCGATGCCGTGTTTCTCGCGGATAACGCCGCGATCGTCGACCAGATCGATTTCCGCCCCATCACCGCGCTGGAGCCGACCGTGCTGCTCGCCAGCATCGCGGCCGCGACCACGCACATCGGCGTGATCGGCACGGCATCGACGAGCTATAACGAGCCGTACAACATCGCGCGGCGTTTCGCGACGCTCGACCATGTGAGCAACGGACGCGCGGGATGGAACGTCGTGACGACGGCGGATCTTGCATCCGCGCGCAACTTCGGCCGCGACGCCGTGCCGGACCATGCGCAGCGTTACGAGCGCGCTGCCGAGTTCACCGAACTCGTAAAGGCGCTGTGGGACAGCTGGGAGGACGACGCGTTCGTCGGCGACAAGGCGGGTGGCCGTTTCGTCGATGTTTCGAAAGTGCATCCTGTCGCGCATCGCGGGCGGCACTTCGATGTGCAAGGTCCGCTGAATCTGCCGCGCTCGCCGCAAGGGCATCCCGTGCTGGTGCAGGCGGGCGGTTCGCCCGATGGCCGCGATCTCGCCGCGCGCCACGCGGAAGCGGTGTTTTCGGCGTCACAGTCGTTCGAGGAGTCGGCGGCGTACCGGCGCGATCTCAACACGCGCGCAGCCGCATACGGGCGGCCCGGCGTGAAAGTGCTCGCCGGTCTCACGACCATCATCGGCGCGACCGAGGCCGAGGCGCTGCGCCGCCGCGACGAACTGGTCGATCAGATTCCGTGGCGCTACAGCCTGAACCGCCTCGCGGGTACGCTGGGCATCGACGCTGAGCGCCTGAAACTCGACCAGCCGTTGCCCGACGATCTCGCGCTGCCCGGCGGCGGCAACGGCAACCATACCTTCTTTCACGCGACCCTCGCGCAGGGCCGCCGTCACGGCTACACGGTGCGCGAACTGATCCGCTCGCTGGCGGGCGGCACGGGGCATCGCGTGATCGTCGGCACGCCCGAGCAGATCGCCGACGATATCGCGCACTGGTTCAACGGTGGCGCAGCGGACGGCTTCAATCTGATGCCCGATGCGTTGCCGGACGGTCTGCAGGACTTCGTGGACGGCGTCGTGCCGATCCTGCAGAAGCGCGGCCTCTTCCGCACCGGCTACGAAGGCGCGACGCTGCGCGAGCACCTTGGGCTCGCGCGTCCCGACAATGCGCGGCTATGGCGCAAGAGTGCCTGA
- a CDS encoding DUF3088 domain-containing protein has product MSRDLLLLLEPGFTDPRYPGERFICPDGAPIEGLLASDPARVARLDVRRVPFERPREAVVEALDEAHQGLPVLVLGDEQPAPADAQALGDRRFITDTRRILDLLAERHGFPKVH; this is encoded by the coding sequence ATGAGCCGTGATCTTCTTCTGTTGCTCGAACCCGGATTTACCGATCCCCGTTATCCTGGCGAACGCTTCATCTGTCCCGACGGCGCGCCCATCGAAGGGCTGCTCGCCAGCGACCCGGCGCGCGTCGCGCGGCTCGACGTGCGGCGCGTGCCGTTCGAGCGTCCGCGCGAGGCCGTCGTCGAAGCACTCGACGAAGCGCATCAAGGCTTGCCCGTGCTCGTGCTGGGTGACGAGCAACCCGCCCCAGCCGATGCGCAAGCGCTGGGTGACCGCCGCTTCATCACCGACACGCGCCGCATCCTCGATCTGCTTGCCGAGCGGCACGGCTTTCCGAAGGTGCATTGA
- a CDS encoding acyl-CoA dehydrogenase family protein, whose product MPAQDLTDRAARARLQTTLAGLPALAKAIGEGAASREAQRELPVDGFALFRQSGLGRLRLPVEWGGLGGSLEDVFDVIATLAAGESNLAHALRIHFDQTESLLLSPRTAFNALQIERVAEGAIFGGASTELGTSRPGEITTQLRRDGEHYRLSGRKYYATGTAFSDFARLNLQDENGNPVIAIVPVKREGFRVLDDWDGMGQRMTASGSLEFDNLLVLADEVTPRVQTTLAGRHGGALRQLHLVAVGAGIVRNVVADATNYVLRHGRPALHSPAPSAREDAFIQQVIGDLTAHSHTIDVLVRDNARVLERSSQAIRNGEPDAEARVLEGALATARTQLIVSKLALYAAERMFEAGGASATSRAHNFDRHWRNLRTIFSHNPLLHKARVIGDYELNGVTTHLTEGRVF is encoded by the coding sequence ATGCCCGCTCAAGACCTCACGGATCGTGCCGCACGTGCACGCCTGCAGACGACGCTCGCCGGCTTGCCCGCGCTAGCAAAAGCCATCGGCGAAGGCGCGGCGTCGCGCGAGGCGCAGCGCGAGTTGCCGGTTGACGGCTTCGCGCTGTTCCGGCAATCGGGGCTTGGGCGTTTGCGGTTGCCCGTCGAGTGGGGCGGCCTGGGCGGCTCGCTCGAAGACGTGTTCGACGTGATCGCCACGCTTGCTGCCGGGGAAAGCAACCTCGCGCACGCGCTGCGCATTCATTTCGACCAGACCGAGTCGTTGCTGCTATCGCCGCGCACGGCGTTCAACGCGTTGCAGATCGAGCGTGTGGCCGAGGGCGCGATTTTCGGTGGCGCGTCGACGGAGCTGGGCACGTCCCGTCCCGGCGAGATCACGACGCAACTGCGCCGCGATGGAGAGCACTACCGGTTGAGCGGCCGCAAGTACTACGCGACGGGCACGGCGTTCTCCGACTTCGCGCGGCTGAACCTGCAGGATGAGAACGGCAATCCTGTGATCGCCATCGTGCCCGTCAAACGCGAGGGCTTTCGCGTGCTCGACGACTGGGACGGAATGGGCCAGCGGATGACGGCAAGCGGCAGCCTCGAATTCGACAACCTGCTGGTTCTCGCGGACGAAGTCACGCCGCGTGTGCAGACGACCCTGGCCGGCCGTCACGGCGGCGCGCTGCGGCAGTTGCATCTCGTCGCAGTGGGCGCGGGCATCGTGCGCAACGTCGTCGCGGATGCGACGAATTACGTGCTGCGGCATGGCCGTCCTGCACTGCACAGTCCGGCGCCATCGGCGCGCGAAGACGCGTTCATCCAGCAGGTGATCGGCGATCTGACGGCACACAGCCATACCATCGACGTGCTGGTGCGCGACAACGCGCGCGTGCTGGAGCGCTCGTCGCAGGCGATCCGCAATGGCGAGCCCGATGCGGAGGCACGGGTGCTCGAAGGCGCGCTTGCGACGGCGCGCACGCAGCTGATCGTCAGCAAGCTCGCGCTGTATGCGGCCGAGCGCATGTTCGAAGCGGGCGGCGCATCGGCGACCTCGCGTGCGCATAACTTCGATCGTCACTGGCGCAATCTGCGCACCATCTTCAGCCACAACCCGCTATTGCACAAAGCGCGCGTGATCGGCGATTACGAGTTGAACGGCGTGACGACGCATCTGACGGAAGGCCGTGTTTTCTAG
- a CDS encoding cysteine hydrolase family protein, which translates to MSNANQAAQENANPYADPANPALPQTGFKLDPARAALVVIDPQNDFLSPSGASWPVFGPSITENNTVANLGQLFKTAKQVGLTVAISPHYYYPCDHEWHFGGPLEKVMHNICMFDRKGPNTLEDFEGSGADFLDEYKPYILDGKTIIASPHKVYGPETNDLALQLRKKGVSQIILAGMAANLCIESHLRELIEQGFEVAVVRDATAGPRLPDGDGYLAAMINFRYLAHALWTTERTVRELTS; encoded by the coding sequence ATGAGTAACGCGAACCAGGCAGCGCAAGAGAATGCAAACCCATACGCCGACCCGGCCAATCCGGCGTTGCCGCAAACCGGCTTCAAACTGGACCCCGCGAGGGCGGCACTGGTAGTCATCGATCCGCAGAACGATTTCCTGAGTCCGTCAGGGGCGAGCTGGCCGGTGTTCGGCCCGAGCATCACCGAGAACAATACGGTTGCAAATCTCGGGCAACTGTTCAAGACGGCGAAACAGGTGGGCCTCACCGTGGCGATTTCGCCGCATTACTACTATCCGTGCGACCACGAGTGGCACTTTGGCGGTCCGTTGGAAAAGGTGATGCACAACATCTGTATGTTCGATCGCAAAGGGCCGAACACGCTGGAGGATTTCGAGGGATCGGGCGCGGACTTTCTTGACGAGTACAAGCCATACATTCTCGACGGCAAAACCATCATCGCATCGCCGCACAAGGTGTATGGTCCGGAGACGAACGACCTCGCGCTGCAACTTCGCAAGAAGGGTGTGTCGCAGATCATTCTCGCCGGCATGGCGGCGAATCTTTGTATCGAATCGCACTTGCGCGAGTTGATCGAACAAGGATTCGAAGTTGCCGTGGTGCGTGACGCGACGGCAGGTCCGCGATTGCCGGACGGCGATGGCTATCTGGCCGCGATGATCAACTTCCGTTATCTCGCGCACGCGCTGTGGACGACGGAGCGGACAGTGCGGGAACTCACGTCCTGA
- a CDS encoding TetR/AcrR family transcriptional regulator: MPRPANPQVRSRLLSVGREVVHDRGFNGCGVQDITTAAGVPKGSFYNYFESKEMFAAEILEDYWQSIEDRHGPILYDARIRPLARIAKFFRALTDDHSKSDFALGCLIGNLSLELSNASDEARSKLLALLARWQEALAVCLREAQERNELDRKQNADELAAIVIEAYEGAVMRGKIEQSGNAYERFEKVVLPRLLR, from the coding sequence TTGCCACGTCCTGCCAATCCTCAAGTGCGTTCGCGCCTGCTTTCAGTTGGGCGCGAGGTAGTTCACGACCGTGGTTTCAACGGCTGCGGCGTGCAGGACATCACGACGGCTGCGGGCGTGCCGAAGGGCTCGTTCTACAACTACTTCGAAAGCAAGGAGATGTTTGCGGCCGAAATCCTCGAAGACTACTGGCAGTCCATCGAGGACCGTCATGGTCCGATTCTGTACGACGCGCGAATCAGGCCGCTCGCGCGCATTGCGAAATTCTTCCGCGCATTGACGGACGATCACAGCAAGAGCGACTTCGCATTGGGTTGCCTGATTGGCAATCTTTCACTGGAACTGTCGAACGCCAGCGACGAGGCGCGCTCGAAACTCTTGGCCTTGCTTGCGCGCTGGCAAGAGGCGCTTGCAGTCTGCTTGCGCGAGGCGCAGGAGCGCAATGAACTGGACCGCAAGCAGAACGCGGACGAACTCGCGGCGATCGTGATCGAGGCTTACGAAGGCGCAGTCATGCGCGGCAAGATCGAGCAGAGCGGTAACGCATACGAGCGTTTCGAGAAGGTCGTATTGCCTCGCTTGCTTCGTTGA
- a CDS encoding class I adenylate-forming enzyme family protein: MEAHAETIYRPYVDALLNELKTRAYEPVIRYQGKDVTRGELRSAIYRYARALGALGIGRGAVVALHAPNRPDALAVRYAANLLGAATMFMPALARAESRAILLARIRPTLLVVFPETAHLVRDAVDQRIVSVGYESPWVHLDRFASVQSDQPLESRAVPHELGVIVSSGGTTGVPKASRRSFAAYSAMVMSARNGKRRQLINGPLAYLSQVLVDTTLIGGGSVVLEREYSARATLAAIESERITDVFLVEPQLFAMMDHPDVGRRDLSSLRCIAHVGGSAPAALRQRAARRLGPVLAHMYGASEAGLVSVLPPPDYATNPARLDSAGRIRPGVDVRLRCADGTLAANGRAGSIEVRSAAVARGYRNQAVESTQKFKDGWCLTGDIGLIDDAGYLHVMGRSSDVAQIDQRIIGPVHIEDVLCRLPDVRYAVAFAANTQGGEHAWNAVVEPWAGQRVDVARCTHALKAAFGELVANAVRLSETEAIPLTEQGKVDRIAIERTLFVQAHAGMDKPSFRTRRPMSERLGAR, translated from the coding sequence ATGGAAGCCCATGCAGAAACGATCTATCGCCCGTATGTCGATGCACTACTGAATGAGCTGAAAACGCGTGCCTACGAACCCGTCATCCGCTATCAGGGAAAAGACGTCACGAGAGGCGAGTTGCGCAGCGCGATTTACCGCTACGCGCGAGCGCTCGGCGCACTCGGCATAGGCCGTGGCGCGGTGGTCGCGCTCCATGCGCCGAATCGCCCCGATGCGCTCGCCGTCCGCTATGCGGCGAACCTGCTCGGCGCGGCCACCATGTTCATGCCTGCGCTGGCGCGTGCCGAAAGCCGCGCGATCTTGCTGGCGCGAATCAGGCCGACGCTGCTCGTCGTGTTTCCGGAGACCGCCCATCTGGTCCGCGACGCCGTCGATCAGCGCATCGTTTCTGTCGGCTACGAGAGTCCATGGGTGCATCTCGACAGGTTCGCCAGCGTGCAGTCGGACCAACCGCTCGAAAGCCGGGCCGTGCCGCACGAGCTTGGGGTGATCGTCTCATCCGGCGGCACCACGGGCGTGCCGAAAGCGAGCCGCCGCTCGTTCGCCGCCTATTCCGCGATGGTGATGTCGGCGCGCAACGGCAAGCGGCGTCAACTGATCAATGGACCGCTCGCGTACCTGTCGCAAGTGCTGGTCGACACGACGTTGATCGGCGGCGGCAGTGTCGTGCTCGAACGGGAGTACAGCGCGCGGGCGACGCTTGCAGCGATCGAGTCTGAACGCATCACGGATGTATTTCTCGTCGAGCCTCAACTCTTCGCGATGATGGATCACCCGGACGTCGGCCGTCGCGATCTGTCGTCGCTACGCTGTATTGCGCATGTCGGCGGCTCGGCGCCCGCGGCCCTGCGGCAACGTGCGGCCCGGCGTCTCGGCCCGGTGCTCGCGCATATGTATGGCGCAAGCGAAGCGGGACTCGTCAGCGTGCTGCCGCCACCCGACTACGCGACGAATCCAGCGCGTCTGGACAGCGCCGGGCGCATCCGGCCCGGCGTCGACGTGCGCCTGCGCTGCGCCGACGGCACGCTCGCGGCCAACGGGCGCGCTGGCAGCATCGAAGTCCGGTCGGCTGCCGTGGCGCGTGGATACCGGAATCAGGCCGTCGAGAGCACGCAGAAGTTCAAGGACGGCTGGTGCCTGACGGGTGATATCGGCTTGATCGACGATGCAGGTTATCTTCATGTGATGGGCCGCTCATCCGACGTCGCGCAAATCGATCAGCGCATCATCGGTCCCGTGCATATCGAAGATGTGCTCTGCCGGTTGCCCGACGTGCGATATGCCGTGGCATTCGCGGCGAATACCCAGGGTGGCGAACATGCATGGAACGCCGTCGTCGAGCCTTGGGCCGGACAGCGCGTGGATGTCGCGCGATGCACGCATGCCCTGAAAGCGGCGTTCGGCGAGCTGGTGGCAAACGCGGTCAGGTTGTCGGAGACGGAAGCGATACCGCTCACCGAGCAGGGCAAGGTGGACAGGATCGCGATCGAAAGGACGTTGTTCGTTCAGGCGCATGCCGGCATGGACAAGCCGTCGTTCCGTACGCGTCGGCCGATGAGCGAGCGCCTTGGCGCCCGTTGA
- a CDS encoding DUF2278 family protein, protein MPQQNVYVVFKGTLKLGVPFLDGYKGDPHYVIVVDDPAGGQFRIVTNVKSDSSLTGPAGYHVLYSWRQYFDHPMAADLSKLPPGLTQTGFPKLDYVHDPRLVDLSAMRPITLDTANAHNDINALVNDMLQLDMSAAPVDYLYPGKSGNDMRRGWKPAKNVNVYGFGFLFEPGHDGLHETHMNQGNPKPQPGSRVRDHSSENGAFQDGAVMVEVDGRFEALFVAFQTQLVPTDNRGWPIPGTSHPILD, encoded by the coding sequence ATGCCACAACAGAACGTCTATGTCGTGTTCAAAGGCACGCTGAAGCTCGGCGTGCCTTTTCTCGACGGCTACAAGGGCGATCCGCACTACGTGATCGTGGTCGACGATCCGGCGGGCGGCCAGTTCCGGATCGTCACGAATGTGAAATCGGATAGTTCGCTGACGGGACCCGCCGGCTATCACGTGCTGTATTCGTGGCGCCAGTACTTCGATCACCCGATGGCGGCCGATCTCTCCAAGCTGCCGCCCGGCCTGACTCAGACCGGGTTTCCGAAGCTCGACTACGTGCATGATCCGCGTCTGGTCGATCTGTCGGCCATGCGGCCCATCACGCTCGATACCGCGAACGCGCACAACGACATCAACGCGCTCGTCAACGACATGCTGCAACTGGATATGTCGGCGGCGCCCGTCGATTATCTGTATCCGGGCAAGAGCGGCAACGACATGCGGCGCGGCTGGAAGCCGGCGAAGAACGTCAACGTGTACGGCTTCGGCTTCCTGTTCGAGCCCGGGCACGACGGCTTGCACGAAACGCATATGAATCAGGGCAATCCGAAGCCGCAGCCGGGCAGCCGCGTGAGGGATCATTCGTCGGAGAACGGCGCGTTTCAGGACGGCGCGGTGATGGTCGAAGTGGACGGGCGCTTCGAGGCGCTATTCGTCGCGTTTCAGACCCAGCTCGTGCCGACCGACAACCGGGGATGGCCGATTCCCGGCACGTCGCATCCGATCCTCGACTAA
- a CDS encoding amylo-alpha-1,6-glucosidase produces the protein MQDPEALGGLSHQGGVDYRGDETDGVFIAPENLNVASATQHVLKSGGTFIVNDPLGDVTGHDDGLFVNDTRVLSQLRLTFGGRAPSLLSGSVSSDNTSFTAHLTNRPLPPLGGNSTPEGVIHVERVRVLSGTVMNEAIELTNYGTTDAVVPLSISFASDFRDMFEVRGLKRANQGKVETPRVHKNEVLLGYIGLDDVTRHVRVAFSPMPDKLLADRADYSVNLPAQACVSIYLSVAVQVAAHKGAPDIDVPQSTHTVTELHVSQVDAARPRVGRTAVRAALVDAHLVMRERRRASARVRSSNPLFNAWIDRSQADLNLLTTDLASGPYPYAGIPWFSTPFGRDAVITSLQMLWLQPGLARGVLRFLAEHQATEDSAFRDAAVGKIMHEMRRSEMAATGEVPFALYYGGVDTTPLFIVLAGAYVARTGDTQLVDELWPALERAAKWVAGVCDRNIYGLLDYQRASDGGLANQGWKDSHDSVFHADGRFPEGPIALVEVQAYASAAFDTMAQFSMLRGLSDDAVRYTERATAIRACVEDKYWMDDSNFYGIALDGKGDLCRVLASNAGHLLAFGLPSRERGVAVARALESTLFHTGWGVRTLAAGQPRFNPMAYHNGSVWPHDNALCARGLARYGAKAAAVRLLQALFQAAVNFDMRLPELFCGFPRRRGEPPTAYPVACLPQAWAAGSPFMMLEACLGMTIDAQKREVLIEQPMLPEGIDWIEIGDLRVGDASVSITFRRVAGKVVASAEQGDVRVIALL, from the coding sequence ATGCAGGATCCAGAAGCACTCGGCGGGTTGTCCCATCAGGGCGGCGTGGACTATCGCGGCGACGAGACCGACGGCGTGTTCATCGCGCCTGAAAACCTGAACGTCGCGAGCGCAACCCAGCACGTGCTGAAGTCGGGCGGCACGTTTATCGTCAACGATCCCCTAGGCGACGTCACGGGCCACGACGACGGCCTGTTCGTCAATGACACCCGCGTACTGTCGCAACTGCGCCTCACCTTCGGCGGACGCGCGCCTTCGCTGCTCTCGGGCAGCGTCAGCAGCGACAACACGTCATTCACCGCGCATCTGACCAACCGTCCGCTGCCGCCGCTCGGCGGCAACAGCACGCCGGAAGGCGTGATTCACGTCGAGCGCGTGCGTGTGCTGTCGGGCACGGTCATGAACGAAGCGATCGAACTCACCAACTACGGCACGACAGACGCCGTCGTGCCGCTGTCCATCTCGTTTGCCAGCGACTTCCGCGACATGTTCGAAGTGCGCGGCCTGAAGCGCGCGAATCAGGGCAAGGTCGAAACGCCGCGCGTGCACAAGAACGAAGTGCTGCTCGGCTATATCGGACTCGACGACGTGACGCGCCACGTGCGCGTCGCTTTCTCGCCGATGCCCGACAAGCTGCTCGCCGACCGCGCCGATTATTCGGTGAATCTCCCCGCCCAGGCGTGCGTGTCGATCTATCTGTCAGTGGCCGTGCAGGTCGCGGCGCACAAGGGCGCGCCCGACATCGACGTGCCGCAATCAACCCATACCGTCACCGAGCTGCACGTCTCGCAGGTCGACGCGGCCCGGCCGCGAGTGGGCCGCACGGCCGTGCGCGCGGCACTCGTCGATGCCCACCTCGTGATGCGCGAACGGCGCCGCGCGTCGGCGCGCGTGCGTTCGAGCAACCCTTTGTTCAATGCGTGGATCGACCGCTCGCAGGCCGACCTGAACCTGCTCACGACGGATCTCGCCAGCGGGCCGTATCCGTATGCCGGCATTCCTTGGTTCTCGACGCCGTTCGGGCGCGACGCGGTCATCACGTCGCTGCAGATGTTGTGGCTCCAACCCGGCCTCGCGCGCGGCGTGCTGCGCTTTCTTGCCGAGCATCAGGCGACGGAAGATTCCGCGTTCCGCGATGCCGCCGTCGGCAAGATCATGCACGAAATGCGCCGCAGCGAAATGGCGGCGACGGGCGAGGTGCCGTTCGCGCTGTATTACGGCGGGGTCGATACGACACCCCTCTTCATCGTGCTCGCGGGCGCCTACGTGGCGCGCACGGGCGACACGCAACTCGTCGACGAACTGTGGCCCGCGCTCGAACGCGCGGCGAAGTGGGTAGCGGGCGTCTGCGACCGCAATATCTACGGGCTGCTCGATTATCAGCGCGCATCCGACGGCGGTCTTGCGAATCAGGGCTGGAAGGACAGTCACGATTCCGTTTTTCACGCGGACGGACGCTTCCCCGAAGGGCCGATCGCGCTCGTCGAGGTGCAGGCCTACGCGAGCGCCGCCTTCGACACGATGGCGCAGTTCTCGATGCTGCGCGGCCTGTCCGACGACGCCGTCCGCTACACGGAGCGCGCCACGGCGATCCGCGCGTGCGTGGAAGACAAGTACTGGATGGACGATTCGAACTTTTACGGCATCGCGCTCGACGGCAAGGGCGACCTGTGCCGCGTGCTCGCATCGAACGCGGGCCATCTGCTCGCGTTCGGGCTGCCTTCGCGCGAACGCGGCGTTGCCGTCGCACGCGCGCTCGAATCGACGCTCTTCCACACGGGCTGGGGCGTACGCACGCTGGCGGCGGGCCAGCCGCGCTTCAATCCTATGGCGTATCACAACGGCTCGGTATGGCCGCATGACAACGCCCTCTGCGCGCGCGGGCTCGCGCGCTACGGCGCGAAGGCGGCGGCCGTGCGTCTGCTGCAGGCGCTCTTCCAGGCGGCCGTCAACTTCGACATGCGTCTGCCCGAGCTGTTCTGCGGCTTTCCGCGCCGTCGCGGTGAACCGCCCACGGCGTACCCCGTCGCGTGTCTGCCGCAGGCGTGGGCGGCCGGATCGCCGTTCATGATGCTCGAAGCGTGTCTGGGCATGACCATCGATGCGCAAAAACGCGAAGTGCTGATCGAACAGCCGATGCTGCCCGAGGGCATCGACTGGATCGAGATCGGCGACCTGCGTGTCGGCGACGCGTCGGTGTCGATCACGTTCCGGCGCGTGGCGGGCAAGGTCGTGGCGTCGGCGGAGCAGGGCGATGTGCGGGTGATCGCGCTGCTGTAA